In one Rutidosis leptorrhynchoides isolate AG116_Rl617_1_P2 chromosome 8, CSIRO_AGI_Rlap_v1, whole genome shotgun sequence genomic region, the following are encoded:
- the LOC139864298 gene encoding uncharacterized protein: MLREVHRLCPSISRACTGVSKLYFTLRTCPPSIFKAAQRAFDEALRSSLERIVTASGPGFGDWQWRLATLPFAFGGLGVYSAGDVRHYAFLASRLQSAGLQTKLLRHTGNPSEVAAPILMKKLADVYFTKVTASAESTFSLSPRQSALWKSQQGDHTSAWLRAVPILGLGQTMNAKTYRCVLCYRLGVPLFSISTACSACSRVFTRDIFGDHAVSCAVWSSSYAKVIWITCEFRLNDLKDGFFLLLDYVLIFTVTIDDLTFVFMKEKVIFAC; this comes from the exons atgttacgtgaagttcacCGCCTTTGTCCGAGtatttctcg ggcatgtacgggagtttctaaactctactttaccttgcgtacttgtcctcctagtatatttaaggcggctcaacgcgctttcgatgaagCCCTTCGATCTtctttggagcgtattgttactgcttcagggcctgggtttggtgattggcagtggcggcttgccaccttgccatttgcatttggagggcttggtgtttattctgcgggagatgttcgtcattatgcttttctggcttctcgattacagtctgctgggttgcagaccaagctcttaCGTCatacgg gtaatccgagtgaggtcgctgccccaatactcatgaagaaattggcagatgtttatttcacaaaggttaccgcttctgcagaatccactttttcgttatctccccgacaatcggccttatggaaatcacagcagggtgatcacacatctgcttggctaagggcagtccctattttggggttgggtcagacgatgaacgcaaagacttaccgatgtgtgttgtgctaccggttaggtgttcctttgttctctatctcgacggcatgctctgcctgttcaagggtttttactagggatattttcggggatcacgccgtgtcttgtgctg TTTGGTCATCTTCTTATGCGAAGGTGATATGGATCACATGTGAATTTAGGCTAAATGATCTTAAAGATGGTTTTTTTCTTCTTTTGGACTATGTGTTGATATTTACTGTAACAATTGATGATCTTACTTTTGTTTTCATGAAAGAAAAAGTTATATTTGCTTGCTGA